Proteins from a genomic interval of Trifolium pratense cultivar HEN17-A07 linkage group LG6, ARS_RC_1.1, whole genome shotgun sequence:
- the LOC123888932 gene encoding serine/threonine-protein kinase D6PK-like, which produces MERVAEPKVLPRTLPVVFEVSDAHTAVIREAGGQRLTGKDVSCVRAVSARELNQFSKAQDGPMTRLASIREVAQLSNARIVLVTEDMGFDTQSSQECGKASLPEPDTETLKSSSDSFGEIDPSSFAGATHPSEPIDTDLMRTVFVPVAQNKSEAGCLTKNMSLKGPFLEDLSIRNLTKKPSLAVVSPSENTVEESNGDTGNLVAPFSGACASQNTENSLPPLDSEEKECVWDSSLPPSENVSPLSSIDSSSVVRTMSIANSCASTYRSDAFTSDGMISIDRNCDSIKGSVRGDSLESAKTSASRASDSSGLSDDSNWSNITGSANKPHKGNDPRWKAILAVRARDGILGMSHFKLLRRLGCGDIGSVYLSELSATRCYFAMKVMDKASLAARKKLIRAQTEREILQLLDHPFLPTLYTHFETDRFSCLVMEYCPGGDLHTLRQRQPGKHFSEYAARFYAAEVLLAIEYLHMLGVVYRDLKPENVLVREDGHIMLSDFDLSLRCVVSPTLIRTHDGDPSKRAGGGAFCVQPACIEPTSVCIQPSCFMPKLFPQKNKKSRKPKADPGLTTSALPELLAEPTTARSMSFVGTHEYLAPEIIKGEGHGSAVDWWTFGIFLHELLYGKTPFKGSGNRATLFNVVGQQLKFPESPATSYASRDLIRGLLVKEPQNRLGVKRGATELKQHPFFEGVNWALIRCSTPPEIPRPMESEQPAKFEAVNNTVGVGSNSKKMVGNNEVKSGGGKYLDFEFF; this is translated from the exons ATGGAGAGGGTTGCAGAGCCAAAGGTACTTCCTCGGACCTTGCCTGTTGTGTTTGAGGTATCTGATGCACACACAGCTGTAATAAGAGAAGCTGGCGGTCAGAGACTAACGGGGAAAGATGTTTCATGTGTGCGTGCGGTTTCAGCAAGAGAATTGAATCAGTTTTCAAAAGCACAGGATGGTCCTATGACGCGTCTGGCCTCCATTAGGGAAGTGGCGCAGTTGTCAAATGCAAGAATTGTTTTGGTAACGGAGGATATGGGTTTCGATACACAGTCCTCGCAAGAATGTGGAAAAGCCTCTTTACCAGAACCTGATACTGAGACATTGAAGAGCAGCAGTGATTCTTTTGGGGAAATCGATCCAAGTTCATTTGCTGGTGCTACTCACCCCTCAGAACCTATCGATACTGATCTCATGCGAACGGTTTTTGTACCAGTAGCTCAAAACAAATCTGAGGCTGGATGCTTAACGAAGAACATGTCTTTGAAGGGTCCTTTCCTAGAAGATCTTTCAATTCGTAATCTCACTAAGAAACCAAGCCTAGCTGTTGTTTCTCCTTCAGAAAACACGGTTGAAGAATCAAATGGGGACACAGGAAACTTAGTCGCACCATTTTCAGGCGCTTGTGCATCACAGAATACTGAAAACTCTCTACCTCCCCTAGATTCTGAAGAGAAAGAATGTGTTTGGGATTCTTCTTTGCCTCCAAGTGAAAATGTCAGTCCACTTAGTAGTATTGACAGTAGTAGTGTTGTCAGAACAATGAGCATTGCTAATAGTTGTGCGAGTACATATCGCAGCGATGCGTTCACTAGTGATGGCATGATTAGTATAGACAGGAATTGTGATAGTATTAAAGGAAGTGTAAGAGGGGATTCACTTGAGAGTGCAAAAACTAGTGCTAGTCGAGCAAGTGATAGCAGTGGTCTAAGTGATGACAGCAACTGGAGTAACATCACTGGCAGTGCCAATAAACCACACAAAGGAAATGATCCTAGGTGGAAGGCTATCCTTGCTGTCCGAGCACGGGATGGAATTTTGGGCATGAGTCATTTTAAGTTACTCAGACGACTTGGTTGTGGTGATATCGGAAGTGTGTATCTCTCTGAGCTGAGTGCAACTCGGTGTTATTTTGCAATGAAAGTTATGGACAAGGCATCCCTAGCTGCCAGAAAGAAGCTGATTAGGGCACAGACCGAAAGGGAGATATTGCAGTTGCTTGACCATCCATTTCTGCCTACGTTGTATACTCATTTTGAGACTGACAGGTTTTCATGTTTGGTAATGGAATACTGTCCCGGTGGTGATCTACACACTTTAAGACAACGGCAACCAGGGAAACATTTCTCGGAATATGCTGCACG CTTTTATGCTGCAGAGGTCCTGTTGGCAATTGAATATCTTCACATGCTTGGAGTTGTTTATCGTGACCTTAAACCGGAAAACGTACTAGTCCGAGAAGATGGTCACATAATGCTCTCGGACTTCGATCTTTCTCTTAGATGTGTTGTTTCACCTACCCTTATCAGAACTCACGACGGAGATCCTTCAAAACGGGCAGGTGGTGGTGCATTCTGTGTCCAGCCTGCTTGTATCGAGCCTACATCTGTATGCATCCAGCCTTCCTGTTTTATGCCTAAGCTTTTCcctcaaaaaaacaaaaaatcacgGAAGCCTAAAGCTGATCCCGGGCTGACAACTAGCGCACTTCCGGAACTTCTTGCTGAGCCTACAACTGCTCGGTCAATGTCCTTCGTTGGCACTCACGAGTATCTTGCCCCTGAAATTATCAAAGGAGAAGGTCATGGAAGTGCAGTTGATTGGTGGACATTTGGCATATTCTTGCACGAGTTGTTGTATGGTAAAACCCCTTTCAAAGGATCAGGAAACCGAGCTACACTGTTTAATGTAGTAGGGCAGCAGCTAAAGTTTCCCGAATCTCCGGCTACAAGTTATGCCAGCCGTGATCTGATCCGTGGTTTGCTGGTGAAGGAGCCGCAGAACCGTCTTGGAGTGAAGAGGGGTGCAACTGAGCTGAAACAGCATCCTTTCTTTGAAGGCGTGAACTGGGCGCTGATTAGGTGCAGCACGCCGCCGGAAATTCCAAGACCGATGGAAAGTGAACAACCGGCAAAGTTTGAAGCAGTTAATAATACTGTTGGGGTTGGGAGCAATAGTAAGAAAATGGTTGGTAATAATGAGGTGAAGTCTGGTGGTGGTAAATATCTTGACTTTGAGTTCTTTTAG
- the LOC123891199 gene encoding uncharacterized protein LOC123891199, whose amino-acid sequence MAKLGATHRTQTISTTPSSISETYQPKNHHEKLYTDFQIYWPFSIPLTSEAAAIRIIRNLENLALYYTLFMWIILFIILIPYHKTSLILLVIMTYVITIYHLLLKACPNNLLLHRRIDKRFVLGLLVFATIVQLILTDAGIRLAVTLACVVPLVLMHAVLWVNHYVFEVEDDACCCCNKELAPLVGHCEFGADGLEIV is encoded by the coding sequence ATGGCAAAGCTTGGAGCTACACATAGAACACAAACCATATCAACAACACCTTCATCAATTTCTGAAACTTACCAACCGAAAAACCATCATGAAAAGCTCTACACTGATTTCCAAATTTACTGGCCATTTAGCATTCCGTTGACATCCGAAGCTGCAGCAATTCGCATCATAAGAAATTTAGAAAACCTTGCACTATATTACACACTCTTTATGTGGATCATACTCTTCATAATCCTCATTCCTTATCATAAAACATCATTGATTTTGTTGGTTATAATGACCTATGTGATAACCATTTATCATTTACTACTAAAAGCATGTCCCAACAATTTATTGCTTCATAGAAGAATAGATAAAAGGTTTGTATTGGGTTTGTTAGTGTTTGCGACAATTGTACAATTGATTTTGACTGATGCAGGGATTCGTCTTGCAGTTACTTTAGCTTGTGTTGTGCCATTAGTTTTAATGCATGCTGTTTTATGGGTTAATCACTACGTTTTTGAGGTTGAGGATGATGCTTGTTGCTGTTGTAACAAAGAATTGGCTCCACTAGTTGGCCATTGTGAGTTTGGAGCTGATGGCCTAGAGATTGTTTGA